A single region of the Serinus canaria isolate serCan28SL12 chromosome 1, serCan2020, whole genome shotgun sequence genome encodes:
- the KCNE1 gene encoding potassium voltage-gated channel subfamily E member 1 — MLALSNTTAPNLLLSKLLQECLERSNSSAAAQGSSASDGLAIIYLLLMLGLFGFFTAGVMVTNLRARRLEGPRDPFNTYIATDAWHRKDREHFQAKVLESYRLCCVLENQLAVEQPAMKIPEEKSS, encoded by the coding sequence ATGCTGGCGCTGTCGAACACCACGGCCCCGAACCTGCTCCTCTCCAAACTGCTCCAGGAGTGCCTGGAACGCTccaacagctcagctgctgcccaggggagcAGTGCCAGCGACGGCCTGGCCATCATCTACCTGCTGCTCATGCTGGGGCTCTTTGGCTTCTTCACTGCCGGGGTGATGGTGACCAACCTGCGGGCGCGGCGCCTCGAGGGGCCCCGCGACCCCTTCAACACCTACATCGCCACGGACGCctggcacaggaaggacagggagcacTTCCAGGCCAAGGTCCTGGAGAGTTacaggctctgctgtgtcctggagAACCAGCTGGCCGTGGAGCAGCCGGCTATGAAGATCCCTGAGGAGAAATCTTCCTAG